In Streptomyces sp. NBC_00414, a single window of DNA contains:
- a CDS encoding sugar ABC transporter substrate-binding protein, producing MDRTSRPRSRRIALAAAAAAAALIVTGCSSDSGGKKAEEDSGNASAGKADTPRMKIAMITHAAPGDTFWDLVRKGAETAAAKDNVELVYSNNPDSAKQANLVQNAIDQKVDGIAVTLSKPDAMKSVVAKAEKAGIPVVGLNGGIDDWKEQGLLSYFGQDEFVAGEAFGEKLNELGSKNNICVIHEQGSVSLEARCAGVKKTFKGKTTTLNVNGTNMPSVKSTINAKLKQDTSIDYVVTLGAPFALTAVQSVDDAGSKAKVATFDLNKEMVDAVKSGDIAFAVDQQPYLQGYLSVDSLWLYKTNGNFSGGGQEPVLTGPAFVDKENVDDIAKFAAKGTR from the coding sequence ATGGACCGCACGTCTCGCCCCCGTTCCCGCAGAATCGCCCTCGCCGCCGCGGCCGCCGCGGCGGCCCTGATAGTCACCGGTTGCTCCAGCGACTCCGGTGGCAAGAAGGCCGAGGAGGACTCGGGCAACGCGTCGGCCGGCAAGGCCGACACCCCCCGTATGAAGATCGCGATGATCACCCACGCGGCCCCCGGTGACACCTTCTGGGACCTCGTCCGCAAGGGAGCGGAGACCGCCGCCGCCAAGGACAACGTCGAACTGGTCTACTCCAACAACCCGGACTCGGCGAAGCAGGCCAACCTCGTCCAGAACGCCATCGACCAGAAGGTCGACGGCATCGCGGTCACCCTCTCCAAGCCCGACGCCATGAAGTCCGTGGTCGCCAAGGCCGAGAAGGCCGGCATCCCCGTCGTCGGGCTCAACGGAGGCATCGACGACTGGAAGGAGCAGGGGCTCCTGTCCTACTTCGGCCAGGACGAGTTCGTCGCCGGTGAGGCCTTCGGCGAGAAGCTCAACGAGCTCGGCTCCAAGAACAACATCTGCGTCATCCACGAGCAGGGCAGTGTCTCCCTTGAGGCGCGCTGCGCCGGTGTGAAGAAGACGTTCAAGGGCAAGACCACGACCCTCAACGTGAACGGCACGAACATGCCGTCCGTGAAGTCGACGATCAACGCCAAGCTCAAGCAGGACACGTCGATCGACTACGTGGTCACGCTCGGCGCCCCGTTCGCCCTGACCGCCGTGCAGTCCGTGGACGACGCGGGCAGCAAGGCGAAGGTGGCGACCTTCGACCTGAACAAGGAGATGGTGGACGCCGTCAAGAGCGGCGACATCGCGTTCGCCGTCGACCAGCAGCCGTACCTGCAGGGCTACCTGTCGGTGGACTCGCTGTGGCTCTACAAGACCAACGGCAACTTCAGCGGTGGTGGCCAGGAGCCCGTGCTGACCGGCCCGGCGTTCGTCGACAAGGAGAACGTTGACGACATAGCGAAGTTCGCCGCGAAGGGTACTCGGTGA
- a CDS encoding Cgl0159 family (beta/alpha)8-fold protein, with product MSITIPDLVRVRARHPEAVAEAAARRGRRPLVGDSGRLMIVAADHPARGSLGVGDRRLAMANRADLLERLCVALSRPGVDGVLATADILDDLLLLGALENKVVMGSMNRGGLAGAAFEMDDRFTGHRAEDIERLNFDAGKLLLRIDYDDPGSLTTLESTARAIDDMAARRLPVFVEPFISRRVEGKVRNDLSAEAVTRSIAIASGLGGTSAYTWLKLPVTSDPDDMAAALETSTLPAVLLGGEVGGDQEGAYEKWRKCLRLPTVQGLVVGRSLLYPAEGDVETAVDTAVGLL from the coding sequence TTGAGCATCACCATCCCCGACCTCGTCAGGGTGCGTGCCCGGCACCCGGAGGCCGTGGCCGAAGCGGCCGCCCGCCGCGGCCGGCGTCCCCTCGTCGGCGACAGCGGCCGCCTCATGATCGTGGCCGCCGACCACCCGGCCCGCGGTTCGCTCGGCGTCGGCGACCGCAGACTGGCCATGGCCAACCGCGCGGACCTGCTGGAGCGCCTGTGCGTCGCGCTGTCCCGGCCGGGCGTGGACGGGGTGCTCGCCACCGCCGACATCCTGGACGACCTCCTGCTGCTCGGCGCGCTGGAGAACAAGGTCGTCATGGGCTCCATGAACCGCGGCGGCCTGGCCGGCGCCGCCTTCGAGATGGACGACCGCTTCACCGGCCACCGTGCCGAGGACATCGAGCGGCTGAACTTCGACGCGGGCAAGCTGCTGCTGCGCATCGACTACGACGACCCCGGCTCGCTGACCACGCTGGAGTCCACCGCCCGCGCGATCGACGACATGGCCGCGCGCCGACTGCCCGTGTTCGTCGAGCCGTTCATCTCCCGCCGCGTCGAGGGGAAGGTCCGCAACGACCTCTCCGCGGAGGCCGTCACCCGCTCCATCGCCATCGCCTCCGGCCTCGGCGGCACCTCCGCGTACACCTGGCTGAAACTGCCCGTCACCAGCGACCCGGACGACATGGCCGCCGCGCTGGAGACCTCCACGCTGCCCGCCGTCCTGCTCGGCGGCGAGGTCGGCGGGGACCAGGAGGGCGCGTACGAGAAGTGGCGCAAGTGCCTGCGGCTGCCCACCGTCCAGGGCCTGGTCGTCGGCCGTTCCCTGCTCTATCCCGCCGAGGGCGACGTGGAGACCGCGGTGGACACCGCGGTCGGCCTGCTCTGA
- the iolB gene encoding 5-deoxy-glucuronate isomerase, translating into MTSAHHLPAGKAASGPYAVDVTPESAGWDHSSLRVLELPPGGTHLFTAGDSEWIVTSLGGGCTVAVTDDYGQDEFVLHGRPDVFSGVSDFVYVPRDATAALTSHEGGRFALTGARCERRLPARYGPAESVPVELRGSGNCSRKVHNFGAAGVFECDKLIAVEVITPGGNWSSYPPHKHDENRPGEESELEEIYYFEIADHEGTPGLGYQRVSPSGNGGGTDVLAEVRGGDVVLIPDGWHGPSIASPGHDMYYLNVMAGPGADRAWLICDHPDHAWIRDTWPSQPVDPRLTS; encoded by the coding sequence ATGACCAGCGCACACCACCTGCCCGCGGGCAAGGCCGCGAGCGGCCCGTACGCCGTGGACGTCACCCCGGAGAGCGCGGGCTGGGACCACTCCAGCCTCCGTGTCCTCGAACTGCCGCCCGGCGGCACGCACCTGTTCACCGCCGGGGACAGCGAGTGGATCGTCACCTCGCTCGGCGGCGGCTGCACCGTCGCCGTCACGGACGACTACGGCCAGGACGAGTTCGTACTGCACGGCCGCCCGGACGTATTCAGCGGCGTCAGCGACTTCGTCTATGTGCCCAGGGACGCGACCGCGGCCCTCACCTCCCACGAGGGCGGCCGCTTCGCGCTCACCGGGGCCCGCTGCGAGCGCCGCCTGCCCGCCCGCTACGGCCCCGCCGAGTCCGTGCCCGTCGAACTGCGCGGCAGCGGCAACTGCTCCCGCAAGGTGCACAACTTCGGCGCGGCCGGGGTCTTCGAGTGCGACAAGCTCATCGCGGTCGAGGTGATCACCCCCGGCGGCAACTGGTCCTCGTACCCGCCGCACAAGCACGACGAGAACCGGCCGGGCGAGGAGTCCGAGCTGGAGGAGATCTACTACTTCGAGATCGCCGACCACGAGGGCACCCCCGGGCTCGGCTACCAACGCGTCTCGCCCTCCGGCAACGGCGGCGGCACGGACGTGCTCGCCGAGGTCCGCGGCGGAGACGTCGTCCTCATCCCGGACGGCTGGCACGGCCCCTCGATCGCCTCGCCCGGCCACGACATGTACTACCTCAACGTCATGGCGGGCCCCGGCGCCGACCGGGCCTGGTTGATCTGCGACCACCCCGACCACGCCTGGATCCGCGACACCTGGCCGAGCCAGCCGGTCGACCCCCGGCTGACCTCCTGA
- a CDS encoding ABC transporter permease, which produces MTQATAPAASSSPPASPAAPKDGRTSERSLSRRLAARPEIGALIAAIVVYIFFFAVASPFREASSLANVLYEASVMGIMALPVALLMIGGEFDLSAGVAVTTSALTASMWSFQLSMNVWTGVIVALVVALAIGAFNGYMLVRTGLPSFLITLGSFLILQGANLAITKLFTGNVATDSISDMDGFDQAKKVFASEIGIGGVDVKITVFYWLILAAAATWLLLRTKFGNWIFATGGSKESARAVGVPVTFTKIALFMGVGAGAWFVGMHILFSFNTVQSGEGVGNEFLYIIAAVIGGCLLTGGYGSAIGAVIGAFIFGMVSQGIVYANWNPDWFKAFLGVMLLLAALVNLWVRRQATRR; this is translated from the coding sequence ATGACCCAGGCAACGGCACCGGCGGCGAGTTCCTCGCCGCCGGCTTCGCCGGCCGCCCCCAAGGACGGCCGGACCTCGGAACGGTCCCTGAGCCGCCGCCTGGCGGCCCGCCCGGAGATCGGCGCGCTGATCGCGGCGATCGTCGTGTACATCTTCTTCTTCGCGGTCGCCTCCCCCTTCCGTGAGGCGAGCTCGCTGGCCAACGTGCTGTACGAGGCCTCCGTGATGGGCATCATGGCCCTGCCGGTCGCCCTGCTGATGATCGGCGGCGAGTTCGACCTCTCCGCCGGTGTCGCCGTCACCACCTCCGCGCTGACGGCCAGCATGTGGAGCTTCCAGCTGTCCATGAACGTGTGGACGGGCGTCATCGTCGCCCTGGTGGTGGCCCTGGCGATCGGCGCGTTCAACGGCTACATGCTGGTCCGCACCGGCCTGCCGTCGTTCCTGATCACGCTGGGGTCGTTCCTGATCCTCCAGGGCGCCAACCTCGCCATCACCAAGCTCTTCACCGGGAACGTCGCCACCGACTCCATCAGCGACATGGACGGCTTCGACCAGGCCAAGAAGGTCTTCGCCTCCGAGATAGGCATCGGCGGCGTCGATGTGAAGATCACCGTCTTCTACTGGCTGATCCTCGCCGCCGCCGCGACCTGGCTGCTGCTGCGCACCAAGTTCGGAAACTGGATCTTCGCCACCGGCGGCAGCAAGGAGAGCGCCCGCGCGGTCGGCGTGCCGGTCACCTTCACCAAGATCGCCCTGTTCATGGGCGTCGGCGCCGGCGCCTGGTTCGTCGGCATGCACATCCTGTTCTCGTTCAACACCGTCCAGTCCGGCGAGGGCGTGGGCAACGAGTTCCTGTACATCATCGCCGCGGTCATCGGCGGCTGTCTGCTCACCGGCGGCTACGGCTCCGCGATCGGCGCCGTCATCGGTGCCTTCATCTTCGGCATGGTCTCCCAGGGCATCGTCTACGCCAACTGGAACCCCGACTGGTTCAAGGCCTTCCTCGGCGTCATGCTCCTGCTCGCCGCCCTCGTCAATCTGTGGGTCCGCCGCCAGGCAACCCGGAGGTAA
- the iolD gene encoding 3D-(3,5/4)-trihydroxycyclohexane-1,2-dione acylhydrolase (decyclizing) has protein sequence MSRSTLRLTVAQALVRFLAAQYTERDGERHRLIAGTWGIFGHGNVAGLGQALLEAGEEIMPFHQGRNEQAMVHAAVGYARQLNRLSAQAVTTSIGPGATNLVTGAALATVNRLPVLLLPGDYFATRVADPLLQQLEHPVEADLSVNDTLRPVSRYFDRVHRPEALIPSALNAMRVLADPVDTGAVTLALPQDVQAEAYDWPEEFFAERTWHVRRPAPEQAELAAAVEAVRGSRRPLIVAGGGVHHSEAEPALKAFVEATGIPVASTQAGKGSLRHDHPADVGGIGHTGTAVADDLARTADLVIGVGTRYTDFTTASGTLFQEPGVRFVNLNVAAFDAHKLSARTLVADARAGLDALTEALSGHRVDEAYEAEYRAGKERWEQVVDSVYRADDEHAVPTQTQVLGALDSVVGDDDVVINAAGSLPGDLHKLWRARSPRQYHLEYGYSCMGYEIPAGIGVQQAAPGTPVWSLVGDGTYLMMPTEIVTAVQEGLPVNLVLIQNHGYASIGGLSEAVGAERFGTAYRYRVWGSPRTKSGGGSFTGDPLPVDLAANAASLGMDVLRAKTVRELRDALATARASDRPTCVYVETDPTPTAPGAEAWWDVPVAEVASREAATSARATYDEQIADRRRHL, from the coding sequence ATGAGCCGCTCCACCCTCCGCCTGACCGTCGCCCAGGCACTGGTGCGTTTCCTGGCCGCGCAGTACACCGAACGCGACGGCGAACGGCACCGGCTGATCGCCGGTACCTGGGGGATCTTCGGCCACGGCAACGTGGCGGGCCTCGGCCAGGCGCTCCTGGAGGCCGGCGAGGAGATCATGCCCTTCCACCAGGGCCGCAACGAACAGGCCATGGTGCACGCCGCGGTCGGTTACGCCCGCCAGCTCAACCGGCTCTCCGCCCAGGCCGTCACCACCTCCATCGGCCCCGGCGCGACCAACCTCGTCACCGGCGCGGCCCTGGCCACGGTCAACCGCCTGCCCGTGCTGCTCCTGCCCGGCGACTACTTCGCGACCCGCGTCGCCGACCCGCTGCTCCAGCAACTGGAGCACCCGGTCGAGGCCGACCTGTCCGTCAACGACACCCTGCGCCCGGTCTCCCGCTACTTCGACCGCGTCCACCGCCCCGAGGCGCTCATCCCCTCGGCCCTCAACGCGATGCGGGTGCTCGCCGACCCCGTCGACACCGGCGCTGTCACCCTCGCCCTGCCGCAGGACGTCCAGGCCGAGGCGTACGACTGGCCCGAGGAGTTCTTCGCCGAGCGGACCTGGCACGTGCGCCGCCCGGCGCCCGAACAGGCCGAGCTGGCCGCCGCGGTGGAAGCCGTACGCGGCTCCCGGCGCCCCCTGATCGTCGCGGGCGGCGGAGTCCACCACAGCGAGGCCGAGCCGGCCCTCAAGGCGTTCGTCGAGGCCACCGGCATCCCGGTCGCGTCCACCCAGGCGGGCAAGGGCTCGCTGCGCCACGACCACCCCGCCGACGTCGGCGGCATCGGCCACACCGGCACCGCGGTCGCCGACGACCTGGCCCGCACCGCCGACCTGGTCATCGGCGTCGGCACCCGCTACACGGACTTCACCACCGCCTCCGGCACGCTGTTCCAGGAGCCGGGCGTCCGGTTCGTGAACCTCAACGTCGCCGCCTTCGACGCGCACAAGCTCAGCGCGCGGACCCTGGTAGCCGACGCCCGCGCCGGTCTGGATGCCCTCACCGAGGCGCTCTCCGGCCACCGCGTGGACGAGGCGTACGAGGCCGAGTACCGCGCCGGCAAGGAGCGCTGGGAGCAGGTCGTCGACTCGGTCTACCGGGCCGACGACGAGCACGCCGTCCCCACCCAGACGCAGGTCCTCGGCGCCCTGGACTCCGTGGTCGGCGACGACGACGTGGTGATCAACGCGGCCGGCTCGCTCCCCGGCGACCTGCACAAGCTCTGGCGTGCGCGCAGTCCTCGCCAGTACCACCTGGAGTACGGCTACTCCTGCATGGGCTACGAGATCCCGGCCGGCATCGGCGTCCAGCAGGCCGCCCCGGGCACGCCCGTCTGGTCGCTGGTCGGCGACGGCACGTACCTCATGATGCCGACCGAGATCGTCACGGCCGTCCAGGAGGGACTGCCCGTCAACCTGGTGCTGATCCAGAACCACGGTTACGCGTCCATCGGCGGCCTCTCCGAGGCGGTCGGCGCCGAGCGCTTCGGCACCGCCTACCGCTACCGCGTCTGGGGGTCCCCCCGGACGAAGTCTGGGGGAGGCTCCTTCACCGGCGACCCGTTGCCGGTCGACCTGGCCGCCAACGCCGCCAGTCTCGGCATGGACGTCCTGCGCGCCAAGACCGTGCGCGAACTGCGCGACGCCCTGGCCACCGCTCGCGCGTCAGACCGGCCGACGTGTGTGTACGTCGAGACCGACCCGACGCCCACCGCGCCCGGCGCCGAGGCCTGGTGGGACGTACCGGTCGCCGAGGTCGCCTCCCGCGAGGCCGCCACCAGTGCCCGCGCGACCTACGACGAGCAGATCGCCGACCGCCGCCGCCACCTCTGA
- the iolC gene encoding 5-dehydro-2-deoxygluconokinase — MTESFDLITMGRIGVDLYPLQTGVPLARVETFGKFLGGSAANVAVAAARLGRATAIVSRTGDDPFGAYLHQALKEFGVDDRWVTPVEEYPTPVTFCEIFPPDDFPLYFYRQPKAPDLVIRTDELDFFALRAAKIFWITGTGLSEEPSRSATLAALKARDKAGTTVFDLDWRPMFWKDPAEARPYYTEALRHVTVAVGNLDECEIATGVREPRACADALLEAGVELAVVKQGPKGVLAVHRDGTTAEVPPVPVEVVNGLGAGDAFGGSLCHGLLAGWELEKTMRYANAAGALVASRLACSSAMPTAAEVEDLVTSRGQNSRG; from the coding sequence ATGACCGAGTCCTTCGACCTGATCACCATGGGTCGCATCGGGGTCGATCTCTATCCTCTGCAGACCGGCGTACCGCTCGCACGCGTCGAGACCTTCGGCAAGTTCCTCGGCGGTTCGGCGGCCAACGTGGCGGTCGCGGCGGCACGTCTCGGGCGCGCCACAGCAATCGTCAGCCGTACCGGCGATGATCCCTTCGGAGCCTATCTGCACCAGGCTCTCAAGGAATTCGGGGTCGACGACCGCTGGGTCACCCCGGTCGAGGAGTACCCGACACCGGTCACGTTCTGTGAGATCTTCCCGCCCGACGACTTCCCGCTGTACTTCTACCGGCAGCCCAAGGCACCGGACCTGGTGATCCGCACCGACGAACTGGACTTCTTCGCGCTCCGGGCCGCGAAGATCTTCTGGATCACCGGCACCGGACTGAGCGAGGAGCCCAGCCGCTCGGCCACCCTCGCCGCCCTCAAGGCCCGCGACAAGGCCGGCACCACCGTCTTCGACCTCGACTGGCGCCCCATGTTCTGGAAGGACCCGGCCGAGGCCCGCCCGTACTACACCGAGGCACTGCGGCACGTCACCGTCGCCGTCGGCAACCTCGACGAGTGCGAGATCGCCACCGGCGTCCGCGAACCGCGGGCCTGCGCCGACGCCCTCCTCGAAGCCGGTGTGGAACTGGCCGTCGTCAAGCAGGGCCCCAAGGGCGTCCTCGCCGTCCACCGCGACGGCACCACCGCCGAGGTGCCGCCCGTACCCGTCGAGGTGGTCAACGGCCTCGGCGCGGGCGACGCGTTCGGCGGCTCGCTCTGCCACGGCCTGCTGGCCGGCTGGGAACTGGAGAAGACGATGCGGTACGCCAACGCCGCCGGCGCGCTGGTCGCCTCCCGCCTCGCCTGCTCCTCCGCGATGCCGACCGCCGCCGAGGTCGAGGACCTCGTCACCTCGCGCGGCCAGAACTCCCGCGGCTGA
- a CDS encoding CoA-acylating methylmalonate-semialdehyde dehydrogenase, producing MKNIDHWIGGKPVAGASDRFGPVYNPATGAQEKQVPFASVDEVDAAVASAKAAFESWGTASLAKRTSVLFKYRELLDAHRDEIAELITAEHGKVHSDALGEVARGMEIVELACSVPQLLKGELSTQVSTRVDVASIRQPLGVVAGITPFNFPAMVPMWMFPLAVACGNTFVLKPSEKDPSASYRLAELASEAGLPDGVLNVVHGDKAAVDRLLEHPDITAVSFVGSTPIAKYIQIKGIEHGKRVQALGGAKNHMLVLPDADLDFAADQAINAAYGSAGERCMAVSVVVAVGDTGDELVGKIAERAKGLKIGPGDDPSSEMGPLITREHRDKVASYVAGAAAQGAEVVVDGTGLTVPGHEDGFFLGVSLLDRVPVTADAYRDEIFGPVLCVVRAETYDEGIALINASRWGNGTAIFTRDGGAARRFQLEVQAGMVGVNVPIPVPVGYHSFGGWKDSLFGGHHIYGNDGVAFYTQGKVITTRWPDPADGGGINLGFPSNS from the coding sequence ATGAAGAACATCGACCACTGGATCGGCGGGAAGCCCGTCGCGGGTGCCTCCGACCGCTTCGGCCCCGTCTACAACCCGGCCACGGGCGCCCAGGAGAAGCAGGTGCCCTTCGCCTCCGTGGACGAGGTGGACGCCGCCGTCGCCTCCGCCAAGGCCGCCTTCGAGAGCTGGGGCACCGCCTCGCTGGCCAAGCGCACCTCGGTCCTCTTCAAGTACCGCGAACTGCTCGACGCGCACCGCGACGAGATCGCCGAGCTGATCACCGCCGAACACGGCAAGGTGCACTCCGACGCGCTCGGCGAGGTCGCCCGCGGCATGGAGATCGTCGAACTCGCCTGCTCCGTACCGCAGTTGCTGAAGGGCGAGCTGTCCACCCAGGTCTCCACCCGGGTCGACGTGGCCTCGATCCGCCAGCCGCTCGGGGTCGTCGCGGGCATCACGCCGTTCAACTTCCCGGCCATGGTGCCGATGTGGATGTTCCCGCTGGCCGTCGCGTGCGGCAACACCTTCGTGCTCAAGCCGAGCGAGAAGGACCCCTCCGCCTCCTACCGGCTGGCCGAACTGGCCTCCGAGGCCGGACTGCCCGACGGCGTGCTCAACGTCGTCCACGGCGACAAGGCGGCCGTCGACCGGCTCCTGGAGCACCCGGACATCACGGCCGTCTCCTTCGTCGGCTCCACTCCCATCGCCAAGTACATCCAGATCAAGGGCATCGAGCACGGCAAGCGCGTGCAGGCCCTCGGCGGCGCCAAGAACCACATGCTCGTGCTGCCCGACGCCGACCTGGACTTCGCCGCCGACCAGGCCATCAACGCCGCGTACGGCTCGGCAGGCGAGCGCTGCATGGCCGTCTCGGTCGTCGTCGCGGTCGGCGACACCGGCGACGAGCTGGTCGGCAAGATCGCCGAGCGGGCCAAGGGCCTGAAGATCGGCCCCGGCGACGACCCGTCCTCCGAGATGGGCCCGCTCATCACCCGCGAGCACCGCGACAAGGTCGCCTCGTACGTGGCGGGCGCCGCCGCCCAGGGCGCCGAGGTCGTCGTGGACGGCACCGGCCTCACCGTGCCCGGTCACGAGGACGGCTTCTTCCTCGGCGTCTCGCTGCTCGACAGGGTCCCGGTCACCGCGGACGCGTACCGGGACGAGATCTTCGGCCCGGTGCTGTGCGTGGTCCGCGCCGAGACGTACGACGAGGGCATCGCGCTGATCAACGCCTCCCGCTGGGGCAACGGCACCGCGATCTTCACCCGGGACGGCGGCGCGGCCCGCCGCTTCCAGCTGGAGGTCCAGGCGGGCATGGTCGGCGTCAACGTGCCGATCCCCGTCCCGGTCGGCTACCACTCCTTCGGCGGCTGGAAGGACTCCCTCTTCGGCGGCCACCACATCTACGGCAACGACGGCGTCGCCTTCTACACCCAGGGCAAGGTCATCACCACCCGCTGGCCCGACCCGGCCGACGGCGGCGGCATCAACCTCGGTTTCCCCAGCAACTCCTGA
- a CDS encoding GntR family transcriptional regulator — MAETGTTRPATAGAFDRLEVALDRGSPIPLYYQLAQQLESAIEHGALAPGDLLGNEVDIAARLGLSRPTVRQAIQSLVEKGLLVRRRGIGTQVVHSQVRRSLELSSLYDDLAAAGQSPGTQVLRNEIESASAEVAAALGIPEGRDVIVLERLRYTHGEPVAHLRNHLPAALLDLDTERLEATGLYRLMKAAGITLHSAHQTVGARSATAEEGALLDEPAGAALLTMRRTAYDDTGRAVEYGTHVYRATRYTFDFQLLVRP, encoded by the coding sequence GTGGCAGAGACCGGAACCACACGTCCGGCCACCGCCGGGGCCTTCGACCGCCTGGAGGTCGCCCTGGACCGGGGCAGCCCGATCCCGCTCTACTACCAGCTCGCCCAGCAGCTGGAGTCCGCGATCGAGCACGGGGCGCTCGCCCCGGGCGACCTGCTGGGCAACGAGGTGGACATCGCCGCGCGGCTCGGCCTGTCCCGGCCCACCGTCCGCCAGGCGATCCAGTCCCTGGTGGAGAAGGGCCTGCTGGTACGCCGCCGGGGCATCGGCACCCAGGTGGTGCACAGCCAGGTCCGGCGCTCACTGGAACTGAGCAGCCTGTACGACGACCTCGCCGCCGCCGGACAGAGCCCGGGCACCCAGGTGCTGCGCAACGAGATCGAGTCGGCCTCGGCGGAGGTCGCCGCGGCCCTCGGCATCCCCGAGGGCCGGGACGTCATCGTGCTCGAACGGCTGCGCTACACCCATGGCGAACCCGTGGCCCACCTCCGCAACCACCTGCCCGCGGCCCTCCTCGACCTGGACACCGAAAGGCTGGAGGCGACCGGCCTCTACCGGTTGATGAAGGCCGCGGGAATCACCCTGCACAGCGCCCACCAGACCGTGGGCGCCCGCAGCGCCACCGCGGAGGAGGGCGCTCTGCTCGACGAGCCCGCGGGAGCCGCACTGCTCACCATGCGGCGCACGGCCTACGACGACACCGGGCGGGCCGTGGAGTACGGGACCCACGTCTACCGGGCGACCCGCTACACCTTCGACTTCCAGTTGCTCGTCCGCCCCTGA